cttcacttaatttactcgttatttattttgttttcttgatttttaattatgtaaacaagtaaattactcgtaaaattaattgaagaatacgttctgattctaatgtgggagaaaaaactaggaaaaaaccaaagcaaaacatcattgcgattatcgccttcgaatcgccttcgaatcgcgttctatttcaacagcgatatcgctgcgattcccgccggcgtaTCGCCTTCGGATTCTGCTGCggaaaaagcggacattttcgccggcgattcgaacgcgattcccgccggcgatacgccggctgccaatacgatgatcgccttctattccctggcgtatcgcgtactatgtgtttaccgggatctatatgtaagtaggtattgggTATTTCGAGACGGTTGAAGTaggtaggttttgaaaaatgttcataatatgtacttaactATACGTGTACGTAAAAACAATTAGAATGAAGTAGCGAGTAGCGaattaaattaaacaaaataccTAGCTTCTTTTCACTTATGGCGATATTTTATTTTGactgcatttttgatttttgtttaattcATAAACCTTTACATGCGGAAGTACATACTTTATCATTGATACACTATATTTTATTGTACTCAGTTGAACTGTGGCCCAGGAAAGTTCAGATGCCAAATTGATAAATGTGCAAATGCAAGTGCTCGATGTAATACAATAGAAGACTGCCAGTATGGAAatgaagatgagaaaaattgcggtaaatgagtgaaaaattgattttttttaaaaataggctaCAAAAGCAGAAGCTCTATAGTAGGtagcaaaactttttttaaatttttcattcaaaatacaaTAACGGGAAAATccgaaatatttttcacattttttcaaatagatattgataattaattaattgtGTTATTTCGTTCGCAGGTGATGAAGTTGACACCTATAATTGCCAATTGCCCAAGGGAAAATATTTGTGTCGTGATGGAATAAGGTGCTTGGATTTTAATCTTGCATGCGATGGTTTTTGCCATTGTTTTGATTGCTCCGATGAGAAAACGGGTTGCTTTGATGGCAAGTACTGAAATTATCACGTACGCAGTATGTACCTAATGTTCATattcattattaaaaaacaaCCATTTCATAGGCGGGTATGCAGATCCAGTCTCGGTTAAATCTTCTCATGAGGCATGTTTTACAACTCCCAAAGGACCTGTATGTTGTTCAGAAATCGGTCCTCTTTGtcaaggtacctacctaatacttgtattttttttttttttttttttgggggggggggtgtttgtaattacttgattattacaccttGTATTATGTAGAAGTAGACTTACGCCTGGAATGTTATTAAGTTAGATtgcgaaaaaaagaaagaaaaaatgtctGAAGAATGTGACtgaattcagcagagacctccGTTTTGAATTGACAGtacttagaaaaaattttagcttctgaGGTACCATGCCACTGAAGTAGAGATATGAGTCCTTcaccctttcggctacgagacaaactgacggataaaatttgaagtgcctgctttaaactgagtgaggtcggttgctgcctagaactcaaaatttgctggaaatcgcacattcagaaagtatttatgtcacaaatggcaataaaccttaaattgtctattattccatttatgacaccgaatagcattaaaaatcaaaatcaagccttctgaggcatctgatatttcaagatgaaaatattgaaaacaagcatttttgaaaatagaaaaaaagatgagctaaaataaaataagtttgtgtaaaaaaagaaatttttgaagaaaaacaaggcatgcgacttcagatagttattcaaactgcaaatgtttgaaggtgtttgcttgtgggaggattaaaattgatgaaaaaatctttgtgttatagagagcattttttgaaattttgaaaattcgtgtcacaattcaacctgaaaagtacaccatcattttcattttctgacacatacatctctcttgaggcGATTTGCTTGCGTGAGTAAGTTACCTCAGAAGATATctaggtgaacttttgcgagcatttgaattttatgatagatactgtgtcataatacagccctcaatctgtttgtcataaggagataatagaaataaaatacgtaggtacgtcatgttgtggaataactggaattactttttagaagtcatcttacagataatgaattgattgagcgcagtctttatgacacagtattcattataaaattcaaatgcttgcaaaagtttacccagtcatcttctgaggtgaCTTACTCGCCCAAGCAAAttatctcaagagagatgtatgtgtcagaagatgaaaatgacacatatttttcagattttcatgaaaattagcgttgaattgtgacatgggttttcaaaattttgaaaaatgctctctataacacaaagatttttccatcaattttaatcctcccacaagaaaacaccttcaaacatttgcagtttgaataactacctatctgaagtcgcatgccttgtttttcttcaataatttctcttttttactcaaactaattttattttagttcatctttttttctattttcaaaaatgcttggtACTAATACTTTCATCTTGAagtatcagatgcctcagaaggcttgattttgatttataatgctattcggtgtcataaatggaaTAATAGACAATtcaaggtttattgccatttgtgacatgaatactttctgaatgtgcgatttccagcaaattttgagttctaggcagcaaccggccttactcagtttaaagcacttcgaattctatccgtcagtttgtctcgtagccaAAAGGGTTAAAGAgaaggcatttttgaaaatttttggatttttcgctATAGCCTCTACCaaacttgttttgaaaaaaactgcctACCATTGCCCAGGCCCACTTTTAGGATTCTattgagtggttgaaaatttaacaaattctcTCTATACTgcctctttgaggacccacgCCCGACGTCTTCACTCCAAGGGCACCTCcgaggttgaattttttttcaagtttcaactcaaaatgaaggtttttaaCGAACTCGATGATCAGAATCCTACGACATTTTTTGCCTCGCGGTCCATCCTAATCCTATACCTAGTGTTTaatacatttcatttttattttaaatttaaagaatGTGATTCAAACGAAATCTGCGACCAGAAATGCGTTCAATTGGGAAACAAAACAGCGTGTTTCTGCGATGAAAATTATGTAGGAGTGCCTGGTACCAATAATGCTGAATGTGTTCCGAGTAATAATGGTGggtgatgaatatttttttctaactcAATAATTTGGTGCCTTTACTCTTATTTAAATCTTATTTTGTGAATCAAGTTCAGGTAGGCCCAAGTGTAACCATAAAGTTACTACTTTTCgagttctttttcatttttttctctactttttagtcaaattattcattttgactGAAGTGGAAAGTTTGTAATAATTTCATTGGTggaaatataatatttttttgcagcTATAAAAGAGAAGCTATTATTATACTCAGCCACTAACGGAATTCACGGTATAAATCTGTTTACAAATACGAATTTTACTGTGGATTATGGCAACTTCATCGGTTATTGGTCAACTGCGCTCACTGCATTTCAAGATCACATTTATTCTGTATCTTATTACCCAGAACCAAGTAATGGCATCGATTACATCACTAACCccaataaaaaaagaaaaacgttgacttctatttttaaaacgtcCATTACCCACAACGAGACGcacgaaataatgaaaaatggtaTGCATACTTACTCATTATTTTCACGAGCATATTTTACTATTTCCATGTCTTCGCTTTTCAAAATGCAAtcgggtacctacctatttaattttgattaattacaGATAGTAGTCCTTGGATAATCAATTCAATAGCAGTTGATTGGGTCACCGGTAACATATATTTTGCATCGCGCGAAGCTATATCAGTTTGTTCGAACGATGGTCGAATTTGTAAACAACTGAAACCTGGCATGGCCAGTTTCATTAATCTAGTTTCAAAACGAGGGTAAGTTTTGTTCAGCTATACCTAGTtggttgtaaaaatttgaaactgaataTGGCGCTTCTATTAATGaagattttatttcattacaGGTTGATGTTCTGGATATCAGATAGAATACTGATGAAATCATCAATGGATGGATCTGATGAGATATCCATGCGTAGTTTGCAGTTATCAGGTTCAGGTTCAAAGTATTTTGAAGTAGAATTTATGACAGTTGATGAAGTGTCTGAGAGAATATACTGGCGCGTGGATACTGAATATGAAGCTATATATTCCGCATCTTTCAACGGAGATAAGAAACGAGTAGGGTGGTTTGAATAattgtgattactgattagatACGATATTTTGAtgacatacctacttacatacgtACTTATACCTAGTtgatatttcaataattttactggAAGAATCAGTATGAAAGGAGGggaaattattacctattacctaacTGAAAGGTAAATAGTTATTTAGGTAAGTTTCTGAAACATTATGACTTATTGATGTGTGCCATTAATTCCTCAGGTTTGGTCGCTCGATAATACCAAACCGCCGTACTGGCTCTCAAGTGTATATGTTTCAACTTCGCACTGGGGCGCAagcatttattttgaaagagaAGTTTATTTTATTGCTGAGCTTCGTAGTTTGAAGAGAATCTttattgttgatgaaaaaacaaatacttTAGTACAACGTCATCCTGTCCCAAAAGAATACAAGGAAGATTACAAAATCAGGAATCATTACGAACCGAAACTATTATATGTGTATAATCCCGCACTTCAACGTAccaaagtaagtaggtactagtaGACCTGTTGTCTAGATGGGTACTAATCGTTTAATAATTtcgtttacctacttattttttcagGTAAGCCCAAGATGTAagcacctatacctacttaaatttaaaaatgctgtttaattcatttttacagaTTACAAATCCTTGTCCATCATCTTGTACTGGTTTATGCTTGACTCGTCCATCTTCGAATAAAGGTTTCTTGAATTACACGTGCTTATATGGTCATTGATCAGACACATGAACTGTATCAAGCTGCTGGAGTCTACAATACCGGAACCTACATCAGAACTgaatggattaaaattacgaGTGTGGTTATCATAATTCGGATTTTTCATCAgacatttcaatattttcaattctaatGTTAGTTGAATCTACTTAGAAAACCTTCGTATAATCTCAATGTCCATAAATGTTATAGGTACCATCTTAATTTTGCAGcatcatttaaaattaaatgggaATAGATGTTTTGGTGAATATGAGTTATAATCTgaatatttagaaatttttgggaattcaTGCCGCATATTTTGAAATCGATAActacgtacgtatgtacttacctatctcTCAGGTACCTACCTCGAGAAAACCCATCCGGCTTCGGAATTTTTGAACCTGATTTTTAGTCTGCTGTTTCAAccttgaaaatatttacctacttaattttaagAGTTATCGTAAGATCGATGAACTTGTATGTACTCTGTTCactttgtattcattttttaatgtagaataaacgtttaaatttcattaaattaaaatttaaaaaaaactgtacctatcaaattgactttttatttcgattttgtagcactcagaaaaaaagttggctcCTGAGCTGTGCACCTGGAGCCAGATATGGTCCATAAACTGGGGGTcattttaggggggggggaaaATCACAGGTTTTTCGCTCTaacgcatacctacctacccaatcTTGGTATTTTAGGAAACATagcccagttccaaaagatagtatttgagattttgcgtcgaCCTAGACAGGACAAGAAGACAAACTACCATGAGATGAGAGGCTAGGTGGGTAGGTCAGTGGTCCCAAGACGCCACACAGATGggttaataggtaggtaccttgaGCCGTCAGACAGggagacagacgaccttgagaagccaggcAGAGAAGTGAATACCTACTAGAGGACTTGCGTTCATGCAGACACATTTAACTGGAGTTTCAGAGGTGATGAAGTTATCTTATTCGcagaaaaatgatgaatgaaATACTCTGATTTTCCTAATGTTAAATCATTTCAAATCCCCCTTTTCTCATAGGCACTTCAACTGTGTCTTCAGatcattcatttcaatttttggttcgaAAAATCTTTTAGTGGTGGGTGCCTCTTAAACATGAGCCCTCATGAACGAAGATGgtttatattcatttttaaaccaaaaacgatttgaaaaacacgttttaaaaatatcaagtatTTATACGTCTTTGGGgggataaataaaaaaaaaaaattggttctgTTGACAAGCTATAAGTAACAGGTATAggttattttgcatttttctcaaattttgaaaaagttggaatcACGATGGGGTCGAATGAGCTTAAATGAACATACCAAAAAtcttaagaaaattttttaaaatacctataaagtattcatttttaatatctaacatttttttccaattttttttcatttttaaaattatttttggattaaaaatgaataaaaacaactGTGACAGGGTGAAAAACTTAGGTAAGGTATTTAAAAACCTACCTGCATTCAGTTTGGTGGTCCCAAAAACAAGTTCAAGCATTACTTATCccattggagaaaattttcaatgagtaGTGAAGACCACAGCTTTATGaatattttcggatttttttgctAACCCATTTTAGAACGGGGGATAGTTAACttatattattcattttcaaccaaaaacgatttgaaaaataccCAACCCAAGTAcctacgttttaaaaaatataaaatccgCGGCTTCAATGGCATAATACAAGtaataaatgaattgaatttcataCTTGGAGGATTTCAAAgaaccgctggaggctccaaaccaACTCGAAAACATCAGTAATCAATTCAGAAGGTCAGATCTAGGTAGaatataaacaaattttaactttccatatcaattacataggtacctacatactaatTTGTATATCAAATTAATTAGTCGaattcgttttaaattttttaaaatttgtcgagaatcgaaattttttctttcaaatttttgatgaaaatctcgATTAGcggaaaaaatttgtttttgtactCGCAAGAAATCCTTTATACTTGAATATAATTTAGTGGCAATGATCATTCGTTATCGCATAACTTTGGTCCGGAACATGGTGCACTAGACGATCAGCattttttgtagcaaaatttATTCTTATCCGGTGTTCAGTCTAGGTTCAgtccaacttttcaaattgtCAGTTCCCAAAGTAgacacctacacctacacctactGTATTATCtattttaatgttgaaatttcttttttatttcaaaccaCTTCTCGAGGGAGAATTTGTCATTGTCCTCAAAATTATAAGACAAAGGCGAAGAAGTGTCCAACAGTCATAATAATTATGGATAACGTAATTTGGTCTGTCGATGTCGTCGGAAATAATCTcttatcttttattttttctacgGTATTCGAATCGATAATCAATAGGACGAATGACTTCAAGTTCAACTGATATGGGAATATAAAACACACAACTGCGATCGAATTGATTATGCTGGAGTAGAGAATTGTAAGGCCGGTTTTCTGCTTCGATCGTAGGTACGTATTGTAGTTAAAGATTACAACAATTAACATTACAGCTGCGAAATATTTGTTTCTGATGATTCATTCTTTCGGCTTGTCGTGTTCACTTTTCCATTTCAATTCCATTCCATCAATTCGTCTGCGGGGTCTGATCGTAGTCGTAAGTTACATattatataggtagaggtacctataaataCCTGCCCTACGTGAttatttgattttcgatttctttgcTGTTGCGTATTTTGTTGAATTCTCTCAGCAAATATCGTGTGATTTTAGCATTTTCGCGTGGGTAATTGTGTGAGAAATGATGCGTGTTTCAACAGTAATATTCATCTTGATTTGCGCTTTTGTCGAGGtaagtttgaattttatacAAATGTTTGACTATAaccatagtaaaatttactctgTCTAATTTGTCATTTGACTTAGTTCTCCTGTATATTTGTAGTTTATACCTACCTTGCATTAATTGACTTCGTTTCATGCTGAAAATAGGTACACTGCGTTGATTTGGAATTCAAAACCTACCGTTGTCCAAATGGAACGTACATTAGCAATCAATTAATTTGTGATGGAAAAGATGACTGTGTTGGTATCTGGACGTTTACTGATGAATCCGGTTGTGATCAAGTAAATTtgattatatgtatgtacatagatCTATACTACTCATAGgtgataggtataggtataactaATAAGTCATCTTGTGCTGCCGGCTCGAAATTGTGAATAAATTCTCAATGTGATTGTGTAGGTTGTGTACCCTACCTACTTATCGATCAGATAgatagataaataaataaataaatacccaaGTAAAGTTCTTCTCCaccctaaaaatatttttgatcactttattattattgaaaaactctcaaaactgaaaattcaagaaaaactcgtttttttttactgagctgtgatttcttttttatgtatgtattttcattaCTATTTTGATTAAAGGAAAACTGTGGCATGGGGAAATTCAACTGCGGAAATTCGAATGATAATTACGGTATGATTACTTTCACTTACTGTAAGAATACTACAGTTCGATGTAATACCCTTGATGATTGTCCTAATATCGGTGACGAAAACAACTGCGGTAAATcagtaaaaatattgaaattcctttctagaaatcatttttttcaacgcgatTCAAAAATCTAACATTATTTCCTTTTTCATCAGGTGATGAAGTCAACGTGGAAAATTGTTCATTGGGTGAAGGAAAATATTTATGCGACGATGGATTAAGATGTTTGGATTTCAATCTCACTTGTGACGGTTTCTGTAATTGCTTCGATTGTTCTGATGAAAAAAGCGGCTGTTTAAATGGTGAGTAAACTTATACGAGCTAATAATCTACCTGAGTATACCTACTCAGTACTCAGGAATACTGTAGGTACAAGTATCTTTTAGGCACCTAGGTCTTAGGTTTGTagtttatacttttttttaaagtatacTTGATCAAAATCTTTTTGCAGATGGATATTCCAACGATAATACTCTAAAATCTTCTCAAATAGCTTGTTTCAAGACACCTAATGGACCTTTGTGTTGTTCAGAATTCGATTCTATATGTCAAGGTGAATATAAAATacgcaaatttttttcgactcaTGTAGCTGATTtggtaaatatttcattttagatgtgtttacatataaatttattatttcatgTGCGGTACCATTATGAAGAATgcgactcaaaaattgatatttgcgATCATAAATGCGTTCAATTCGTCAATAATACCGGATGTTTTTGTGACGAAAATTATGTCGGGGGAGTCGGCGATATCAGGAATTCCAAATGTTGGCCGAAGAATAACAGTGAGTCAGTTTAATTTCGTCTTGCACACATCTCAGaattaaccaaatttttagtcaactactagagttgatttttcaatctgtGATGAAGGTTTTCCTAGCATGTACGtcgatttttcacaaaaaaaaaaaaaaaaaatagataaattacctaggtgaaaagtttgaaaatcagtttCTATTCTCAAGTCGATTCTAGAGTCGATGTCTACCATTATCGAACTTAATCTGGGGCCTCCAGCTTCAATAGATATTTTAAGTTCAGTGGCTGAGAATTTGAACCTgtcgaattttaatttcttgaaatgATTTTCCATTTACGTCGTTCTGGATTCTTGATTTTTGACCGATGAAGTAATTTTACGATCTTAATTCATCCTTAACGCTTCTCTCCTACTCCGTAAAAGACAAAATGTTGACGAAAGAAAAAGTTTATAGCCcactagtccggcatatgacaataggagtaattgacccccccccccgccgatctccCGGtacgacttttttcttaaagggggcatcctaaggaacattttaaagcaaacttgccaaaaaaaagttggccttacatacaaaatggcggccattttgattgacaggtcagccaaaatcgcagattttgcgttttaacataggacttgcacgaactttttcaaacttacaaaggtagatcgaaagatcatgcaaaaatttatcacctgtcgaaatttcaagtgctgaagtgggtttttcgatttttggtgaatttttgaaaatcgaatttaggacaaatatgagggaaaaaatcaaaattttaccaaattgaccaagaaagcagaaatttgggatataccctattttcgacataccgcaaatcgattggaaacggtttcaactcgttttgagcagttctggagcctccagcagatttttggaactcgaaattctcacaaaattctatcaaattggagttgtaaagctaaaatttattctaaaaactaatttcaatacgctacgaagtactgcaggtaaatttcgagtcgttttggatcctccagcgactttttgaaaattcctgaagcctccagcagatttttgaaacttgaaattttcacaaaatttcatcaaatggagatggaaagctgaaatttactctacactccaattttaacaccctctgaagacgacttcaggtgggttctagtcattttagggcatccagagacttttttgaaaattactggagcctccaatagatttctgaaacttgaaatttccccaacattaatttatcaaatggagttggcaaactgaaatttacttcgcagactacatggtggtttcaaaatatggttttgaagtttccagctatacttttataggaaattttaattttccaaaaaaacgtcatacaacctttcaaaaagttgctggaggctccaaaactacttgaaattcaccagcagtcaacttcgtagcgtattgaaattagtttgcagaatgaattttgactctccatcttcgtttgatgaaattttggggaaatttcaagtttcaaaaatcttctggaggctccagtaattttcaaaaaatcattggaggctctaaaatgacttgaaatttaccagaagttgttttcagagggtgttaaaattggagtgtagagtaaatttcagcttttcatctccatttgatgaaattttgtgaaaatttcaagtttcaaaaatctgctggaggcttcaggaattttaaaaaagtcgctggaggatccaaaacgacttgaaatttacctgcagtacttcgtagcgtattgaaattagtttttagaataaattttagcgttataactccaatttgatagaattttgtgggaatttcgagattcaaaaatctgctggaggctccagaactgctcaaaacgagttgaaaccgtttccaatcgatttgcggtatgtcgaaaatagggtacatcccaaatttcagctttcttggtcaatttggtaaaattttgattttttccctcatttttgtcctaaattcgattttcaaaaattcaccaaaaatcgaaaaacccacttcagcacttgaaatttcgacaggtgataaatttttgcatgatctttcgatctacctttgtaagtttgaaaaagttcgtgcaagtcctattttaaaacgcaaaatctgcgattttggctgacctgtcaatcaaaatggccgccattttgtatgtaaggccaacttttttttggcaagtttgctttaaaatgttccttaggatgtcccctttaagaaaaaagttgtcccgaatggtcggcgggggggggggtgcaattactcctattgtcatatgccggactataccGGGCCATCTTAGGTACGTCTCGTATCAAGTCATCCTTAcattgtaattttcaagaatgcatgttttttttttttcgcagcgGTAAAAGGAGTTACGCTGTTGTACTGGACAGATCGTAAATTCAGATCAGTGAATCTTTTCACCCATACGGAttatgtttcgaaaaaattgacccGCCAATGTTCTGCCTCAACTGCAGCCCATGATTACACGTATTACGCAATCGACGAAAGTCGTATTAATGAAGAGCGACGGAAcacacgaattttcaaaatgtcagcTATTTCTAATGATGAGCCACAAGAAGTCATCAAGTCTGGtaatttaatttatgaataaaataCCCTACTTGAATTGTTTCAACTTCTGCTTTGAACATATAGTgggtttgaatgattttcaattttttaatgctcaaatttttatttactttgttgCTCATTAATGTTCGGTCTAGGGGTCTACTTGTGCTGTACATTATATCTATCGTGtgtttcagatgaaaaaattgattcccTTGCTGTTGATTGGATAACGAATAATATTTATTATTCAACATCGTCGTCTCTATCAGTTTGTTCTAATGACGGTAAAATTTGCAAACAGCTCAAATCCGGTGATATAAGTTTTAGTTTTGTTACGTTAGCTCCAAGATTTGGGTtggttaattaatttaaaatacgtATACGTACCATGGAATATATTTTCTACTAATTAGACAAGTGCCTAAATTAATGAACGGCCTTATTACAGGTTGATGTTTTGGGTTACCCCGAAATGGGACTCAGGAAGTTTCTACTGGTATTTGACGAAGTCTTCGATGGATGGATCCGATGAGAATCATTTCGATGACGTTATAGTAGAGTCTTGTACAATGCTAGTTGCGGATGAATTAACTGAGAGATTATATTTCTATGAGATTGGATTTGAATCTGGATTGTACCACATACGATCTGTAACTTTTAAAGGAGATCAGATGAAGGTATGTGTTGAAATTGGTGGCGtttgataggtatttatttatgtacatatttctttaATGTTAGAATCGCATTGTTTTCGTGATGAAGCAGTTAGACTCATTGAAACCTTTTATTTTTAGGTTTGGACATTCGATTCTCTTATGCGTTTCATCACTGTTttcgaaaataatgttttcttcGTCAGTAATGATCAAAGTAGAATTTCCAGCATGAATTTAAAGACTAAAATAGTTTCACCGCGAGTTAGCATCGATAGAAATGGGTACTCGAAGGATTTCATATTGCACGTGTACAACCCTCTCCTACAACGAACTAAGGTAAGGAATCGTTCAAGAGAACTGTATAAATTTTGACGTGATTTTATTTTGCATTAAGTACCTCg
The sequence above is a segment of the Planococcus citri chromosome 3, ihPlaCitr1.1, whole genome shotgun sequence genome. Coding sequences within it:
- the LOC135838825 gene encoding vitellogenin receptor-like, coding for MMRVSTVIFILICAFVEVHCVDLEFKTYRCPNGTYISNQLICDGKDDCVGIWTFTDESGCDQENCGMGKFNCGNSNDNYGMITFTYCKNTTVRCNTLDDCPNIGDENNCGDEVNVENCSLGEGKYLCDDGLRCLDFNLTCDGFCNCFDCSDEKSGCLNDGYSNDNTLKSSQIACFKTPNGPLCCSEFDSICQECDSKIDICDHKCVQFVNNTGCFCDENYVGGVGDIRNSKCWPKNNTVKGVTLLYWTDRKFRSVNLFTHTDYVSKKLTRQCSASTAAHDYTYYAIDESRINEERRNTRIFKMSAISNDEPQEVIKSDEKIDSLAVDWITNNIYYSTSSSLSVCSNDGKICKQLKSGDISFSFVTLAPRFGLMFWVTPKWDSGSFYWYLTKSSMDGSDENHFDDVIVESCTMLVADELTERLYFYEIGFESGLYHIRSVTFKGDQMKVWTFDSLMRFITVFENNVFFVSNDQSRISSMNLKTKIVSPRVSIDRNGYSKDFILHVYNPLLQRTKIPNPCPASCSGLCLLRPSSSKGFLNYTCLNESGSNISFGVLVFLIILAGLLIWCLFFVF